Proteins encoded by one window of Heterodontus francisci isolate sHetFra1 chromosome 12, sHetFra1.hap1, whole genome shotgun sequence:
- the mtnr1al gene encoding melatonin receptor type 1A-like has translation MPKNLSIGEAARLPDRRPWVISTLASVLIFTILIDILGNLLVIVSVFRNKKLRQAGNAFVVSLAIADLVIAIYPYPLILIAIFCNGWVLGYIHCQISGFLMGLSVIGSIFNITSIAINRYCYICHGPKYDKIFSNRSTSCYVVLVWVLTCIAIVPNLFMESLQYDPRIYSCTFAQSVSSFYTVIVVVIHFILPISIVSYCYLRIWILVIQVRRRVKPDSRSKINPHDFRNFLTMFVVFVLFAVCWAPLNFIGLAVAVNPHLAGMIPEWLFIVSYFMAYFNSCLNAIVYGVLNHNFRREYKQIIMEITKLSC, from the exons ATGCCGAAGAACCTGTCCATTGGAGAGGCAGCGCGGCTTCCTGACAGGCGACCTTGGGTAATCAGCACTCTGGCCAGCGTCCTCATCTTCACCATCCTGATTGATATCCTGGGCAACTTACTGGTCATCGTGTCAGTGTTCAGAAACAAGAAACTGCGGCAAGCAG GTAATGCCTTTGTGGTGAGCCTCGCCATCGCTGACCTTGTCATAGCAATTTATCCTTATCCTCTCATACTAATAGCAATATTCTGCAATGGATGGGTTCTTGGGTACATCCACTGTCAAATTAGTGGGTTCCTCATGGGGCTGAGTGTGATTGGTTCCATTTTTAACATCACCAGCATTGCAATCAACAGATATTGTTACATCTGTCATGGTCCGAAGTATGACAAAATCTTCAGCAACAGGAGCACGTCATGCTATGTGGTACTGGTCTGGGTATTGACTTGTATAGCAATTGTTCCCAACCTCTTCATGGAATCTCTTCAGTATGACCCTCGTATATATTCCTGCACCTTTGCTCAGTCAGTCAGTTCTTTCTACACAGTCATCGTGGTGGTCATTCATTTCATTCTGCCGATCAGCATTGTCTCATACTGCTACCTGCGGATCTGGATCCTCGTCATCCAGGTTAGGAGGCGAGTTAAGCCTGACAGCCGATCCAAAATAAATCCCCATGACTTCAGGAACTTTCTGACCATGTTTGTAGTGTTTGTGCTCTTTGCAGTTTGTTGGGCACCATTGAACTTCATTGGCCTGGCAGTAGCGGTTAATCCACACTTGGCTGGCATGATACCAGAGTGGCTCTTCATCGTCAGCTATTTTATGGCATATTTCAACAGCTGCCTGAATGCTATAGTATATGGTGTTCTAAACCACAACTTCCGAAGAGAATATAAACAAATAATAATGGAAATTACCAAGCTTTCTTGTTAG